One Acidobacteriota bacterium DNA segment encodes these proteins:
- a CDS encoding M28 family peptidase produces the protein MVRSLMVLALVLAASLVLSGCGRSDSGSLALDDRGRLAPALDAITPAGLLAHISVLASDEFEGRAPGTPGEDLTVAYLEKAFADAGLEPGHPDGTWVQHVPVVGITSSWTGAITVGSKALALDARNDYVAISRRLAPAVRVDESELLFVGYGIEAPEFGWDDYKGVDVTGKTVVMLVGDPPVPDPADPARLDAAMFRGRALTYYGRWTYKYEQASARGAAAAILVHETGPVGFPWGVVMGSWSLENFELRRPDGNASRVAVEAWMTEGKTRELMGLAGQDFDALKRAAATRDFRPVALGGRASFVVTNTLRDVDTRNVIARLDGSDPVLRSEYVLYTAHWDHVGRDATLEGDQIYNGAIDNASGIATLIEIGRAFARLPERPKRTTLFAALTTEEKGLLGARYYAQHPPYPLDRTLANINMDGMNQWGPTRDIVVVGMGNTTIDQVAADVAAAHDRVLAPDPEPEKGYFYRSDHFELAKQGVPAFYTGAGTEYIGKPEGYGLRKRQEYVANDYHKVTDEVKPDWDLAGAADDTRFLFEVGYRIAQASAWPEWKPGTEFRAAREAMLRPK, from the coding sequence ATGGTGCGTTCACTCATGGTCCTGGCCCTCGTGCTGGCCGCGTCGCTGGTCCTCTCGGGCTGCGGCCGGTCGGATTCGGGATCACTCGCCCTCGACGATCGCGGTCGGTTGGCGCCGGCGCTCGACGCCATCACGCCGGCCGGCCTGCTCGCCCACATCTCGGTGCTGGCGTCCGACGAGTTCGAGGGGCGTGCTCCCGGGACGCCCGGCGAGGACCTGACGGTGGCGTACCTCGAGAAGGCGTTCGCCGACGCCGGTCTCGAGCCCGGCCACCCCGACGGCACCTGGGTACAGCACGTCCCCGTCGTCGGCATCACCTCGTCGTGGACGGGGGCGATCACGGTGGGGTCGAAGGCGCTCGCCCTCGATGCGCGCAACGACTACGTCGCCATCTCGCGGCGGCTCGCACCCGCCGTGCGGGTCGATGAGAGCGAACTGCTGTTTGTCGGGTACGGGATCGAGGCGCCCGAGTTCGGCTGGGACGACTACAAGGGGGTCGACGTCACCGGGAAGACCGTGGTGATGCTCGTTGGCGACCCGCCCGTGCCCGATCCGGCCGATCCGGCCCGCCTTGACGCTGCCATGTTCCGCGGCCGCGCCCTGACCTATTACGGGCGCTGGACCTACAAGTACGAGCAGGCGAGTGCCCGGGGCGCTGCCGCCGCCATCCTCGTGCACGAGACCGGGCCCGTCGGCTTCCCGTGGGGCGTCGTGATGGGCAGCTGGAGCCTCGAGAACTTCGAGCTGCGCCGGCCGGACGGCAACGCCAGTCGTGTCGCGGTCGAGGCGTGGATGACCGAGGGCAAGACGCGCGAGCTCATGGGCCTCGCGGGTCAGGACTTCGATGCCCTGAAGCGGGCCGCCGCGACGCGCGACTTCCGCCCCGTGGCCCTCGGCGGGCGGGCGAGCTTCGTGGTGACCAACACGCTCCGCGATGTGGACACGCGGAACGTCATCGCCCGGCTCGACGGCTCGGACCCGGTCCTTCGGTCGGAGTACGTGCTCTACACGGCCCACTGGGACCACGTGGGGCGCGACGCCACGCTCGAGGGCGACCAGATCTACAACGGGGCCATCGACAACGCGTCGGGCATCGCGACGTTGATCGAGATCGGCCGGGCGTTCGCCCGGTTGCCGGAGCGGCCGAAGCGGACCACGCTCTTCGCCGCCCTGACGACCGAGGAGAAAGGGCTGCTCGGGGCGCGGTACTACGCGCAGCACCCGCCGTACCCGCTCGATCGGACGCTGGCCAACATCAACATGGACGGCATGAACCAGTGGGGACCGACGCGCGACATCGTGGTCGTTGGCATGGGCAACACCACCATCGACCAGGTGGCCGCCGACGTCGCGGCGGCGCACGACCGCGTGCTCGCCCCCGATCCCGAGCCGGAGAAGGGGTACTTCTACCGATCCGATCACTTCGAGCTGGCCAAGCAGGGCGTGCCGGCGTTCTACACCGGCGCGGGCACCGAGTACATCGGCAAGCCTGAAGGCTACGGGCTGCGGAAGCGCCAGGAGTACGTCGCGAACGACTACCACAAGGTCACCGACGAGGTGAAGCCCGATTGGGATCTCGCCGGGGCCGCCGACGACACGCGGTTCCTGTTCGAGGTGGGGTACCGCATCGCCCAGGCCTCGGCCTGGCCGGAGTGGAAGCCCGGTACCGAGTTCCGGGCGGCCCGCGAGGCGATGCTCCGCCCGAAGTGA
- a CDS encoding DUF885 family protein — protein sequence MAGCGGPATPTLSDGERLRSVYDREWQWRLEQWPTFASSVGDHRYDDRLSSESLEDHDRRAQQTRAFLDEVEQIDRTSLDGPDRVNYDIFAAQLRERLESHRFGEHLMPLNADSGFHTSFALLPQSLRFASVDDYANYLSRLRAFPAYVDQHVALMREGLRRGLTIPRAALAGVERSIEPLVVASPEQSPLFGPFMRFPPAVGESDRARLAAEARAAIDDAVVPAYRRFLEFMTQEYLPGCRETLAASELPDGPDYYAFLVGKFTTLDLTADEVHEIGLREVDAIRAEMETVIRKTGFAGSFDAFLTFLRTDPRFYPATAEALLKEASFIAKRMDAKLPSLFGHLPRQPYGVAPVPDYLAPKYTAGRYSGNPRQGTEPGYYWVNTYALHTRPLYNLEALTLHEAVPGHHLQIALSEEVDDIPNFRRYTYISAFGEGWGLYSEWLGLEAGFYTDPYSDFGRLTYAMWRAARLVVDTGLHAKGWTRQQAIDYLASRTALSLHECTTETDRYISWPGQALSYKIGELKIRELRRRAEERLGPAFDIRRFHDAVLGSGSVPLPVLERTIDAFISRELAR from the coding sequence ATGGCGGGCTGTGGCGGGCCGGCCACGCCGACGCTCTCGGATGGCGAGCGCCTGCGCTCGGTGTACGACCGCGAATGGCAGTGGCGGCTCGAGCAGTGGCCCACGTTCGCCTCCTCGGTGGGCGATCATCGGTACGACGACCGTCTGTCGTCGGAGTCGCTCGAGGACCACGATCGCCGGGCGCAGCAGACGCGGGCGTTCCTCGACGAGGTCGAGCAGATCGATCGGACCTCGCTCGACGGACCCGATCGGGTGAACTACGACATCTTCGCGGCGCAACTGCGCGAACGGCTCGAGAGCCATCGGTTCGGCGAGCACCTGATGCCGCTCAACGCCGACTCCGGCTTCCACACGTCGTTCGCCCTGCTGCCGCAGTCGCTGCGCTTCGCCTCGGTCGACGACTACGCGAACTACCTCTCGCGGCTGCGGGCCTTCCCGGCCTACGTGGACCAGCACGTCGCGCTGATGCGCGAGGGCCTGCGCCGCGGGCTCACGATTCCCCGCGCCGCGCTCGCCGGCGTCGAACGGTCGATCGAACCGCTCGTCGTGGCCTCTCCCGAGCAGAGCCCCCTCTTCGGCCCGTTCATGCGGTTCCCGCCAGCCGTTGGCGAGAGCGACCGTGCCCGGCTCGCCGCCGAGGCGCGCGCGGCGATTGACGACGCGGTGGTGCCGGCATACCGGCGCTTCCTGGAGTTCATGACGCAGGAGTACCTGCCGGGGTGCCGCGAGACGCTTGCCGCCTCCGAACTGCCCGACGGCCCGGATTACTACGCGTTCCTGGTCGGCAAGTTCACGACGCTCGATCTGACGGCCGACGAGGTGCACGAGATCGGTCTGCGCGAGGTCGACGCCATCAGGGCCGAGATGGAGACGGTGATCCGCAAGACCGGCTTCGCCGGCAGCTTCGACGCGTTCCTCACCTTCCTGCGCACCGACCCTCGCTTCTACCCCGCGACCGCCGAGGCACTGCTGAAGGAGGCGTCGTTCATCGCCAAGCGGATGGATGCGAAGCTGCCCAGCCTGTTCGGACACCTGCCGCGCCAGCCGTACGGCGTCGCGCCGGTGCCGGACTATCTGGCGCCGAAGTACACCGCCGGGCGCTACAGCGGCAACCCCCGGCAGGGCACGGAGCCCGGCTACTACTGGGTGAACACCTACGCCTTGCATACGCGGCCGCTGTACAACCTCGAGGCGCTCACGCTCCACGAGGCCGTCCCGGGTCACCACCTCCAGATTGCGTTGTCGGAGGAAGTCGACGACATTCCCAACTTCAGGCGCTACACGTACATCTCGGCATTCGGCGAGGGATGGGGGCTCTACTCGGAGTGGCTCGGCCTCGAGGCCGGCTTCTACACCGACCCGTACAGCGACTTCGGCCGGCTCACGTATGCGATGTGGCGGGCGGCCCGGCTCGTGGTCGACACGGGGCTGCACGCCAAGGGATGGACGCGACAGCAGGCCATCGACTACCTCGCGAGCCGGACGGCGCTGTCGCTTCACGAGTGCACGACCGAGACCGACCGCTACATCTCGTGGCCGGGCCAGGCGCTGTCGTACAAGATTGGCGAGCTGAAGATCCGCGAGCTGCGGCGGCGCGCCGAGGAGCGGCTCGGGCCGGCGTTCGACATCCGGCGCTTCCACGACGCGGTGCTCGGCAGCGGCTCGGTGCCGCTGCCGGTCCTCGAGCGGACCATCGACGCGTTCATCTCGCGCGAGCTCGCTCGGTGA
- a CDS encoding amidohydrolase has product MRAVVGLGVLVAGSSLLFAAVSQPAADLVLVNGRVYTADQGRPWAEAIAVHGDRLVHVGTSVDVEALVGPATRRIDLGGAFVVPGFNDAHVHVDQTGALLTGVNLLDVHEPVSFAERMAAAAARLPAGSWITRGDWGAYEDWGAGSSGAGETATAGRPRFVPDRTLIDAVTANHPVLVNRFDRSVFLANSRALELAGIGPDTPSPEGGEIARDETGRLTGVLTGTAVDLVRRVVPPVPFGQRLVQVRAALREARESGVTTIQDLSSPEQVRAYQELHRRGELTARLRLRPTLFTVDHVAALGIGQGFGDEWIRFIGYKAWVDGIMGNSSAMFFRPYDHDPANKGVLRDIMLPESVAGAADRMHEASHYTEFPPGNLERHLERAVATGLTPHVHAIGDRGNRILLDIYERVLTNAGLVGQDHRWRVIHAQVVHPDDFARFGRLGLVAEVNPYHVSDDMRWMEERIGADRSRGAYAFRRLKSAGATIVFGSDSPGTNAARYYLNPMYGLYAAVSRQTLEGTPAGGWFPGERLTIEEALDAATRAPAWASFEEATLGSLQAGKLADLAVLDTHLVDAGARDPRRLLEAKVLYTIVGGRVVHERSGPTSPATR; this is encoded by the coding sequence GTGCGGGCCGTCGTCGGGCTGGGAGTCCTCGTGGCGGGCTCCAGCCTGCTGTTCGCCGCGGTCTCCCAGCCGGCGGCCGATCTGGTGCTCGTCAACGGCCGCGTCTACACGGCCGACCAGGGACGGCCCTGGGCCGAAGCGATCGCGGTTCACGGCGACCGCCTCGTACACGTCGGGACGAGCGTGGACGTCGAGGCGCTCGTCGGGCCGGCCACCAGGCGCATCGATCTCGGGGGCGCCTTCGTCGTGCCGGGATTCAACGACGCGCACGTGCACGTCGACCAGACCGGGGCGCTGCTCACCGGGGTGAACCTGCTCGACGTGCACGAGCCCGTCTCGTTTGCCGAACGCATGGCCGCCGCGGCTGCCAGGCTCCCGGCGGGCAGTTGGATCACGCGCGGCGACTGGGGTGCCTACGAGGACTGGGGCGCCGGTTCGAGTGGGGCCGGCGAGACGGCGACGGCCGGGCGCCCGCGGTTCGTGCCGGACCGCACGCTCATCGACGCGGTGACCGCCAACCACCCGGTGCTGGTCAACCGGTTCGATCGGAGCGTGTTCCTGGCCAACAGCCGTGCGCTGGAGCTCGCAGGCATCGGCCCGGACACCCCGTCACCCGAGGGCGGCGAGATCGCCCGGGACGAGACCGGTCGCCTCACGGGCGTGCTGACCGGCACGGCGGTCGATCTCGTGCGGAGAGTCGTCCCCCCGGTCCCCTTCGGCCAGCGGCTCGTGCAGGTGCGTGCGGCGCTCCGCGAGGCCCGCGAGAGCGGTGTGACCACCATCCAGGACCTCAGCTCGCCCGAGCAGGTGCGCGCGTATCAGGAACTGCACCGCCGTGGCGAGTTGACCGCGAGGCTGCGCCTGCGGCCGACGCTGTTCACGGTCGACCACGTCGCGGCGCTCGGCATCGGACAGGGCTTCGGCGACGAGTGGATCCGGTTCATCGGCTACAAGGCCTGGGTCGACGGGATCATGGGCAACAGCAGCGCGATGTTCTTCCGGCCGTACGACCACGACCCGGCCAACAAGGGCGTCCTTCGCGACATCATGCTGCCCGAGTCGGTCGCGGGCGCCGCCGACCGGATGCACGAGGCCAGCCACTACACCGAATTCCCGCCCGGCAACCTCGAACGGCACCTCGAGCGGGCGGTGGCCACCGGGCTGACCCCGCACGTGCACGCCATCGGCGATCGGGGCAACCGGATCCTGCTCGACATCTACGAGCGGGTGCTGACGAACGCGGGGCTGGTGGGCCAGGACCATCGATGGCGCGTCATCCACGCGCAGGTGGTGCACCCGGACGACTTCGCTCGCTTCGGCCGGCTCGGCCTCGTCGCCGAGGTGAACCCGTACCACGTGTCGGACGACATGCGCTGGATGGAGGAGCGTATTGGCGCGGACCGATCGCGCGGGGCCTATGCGTTCCGCAGGCTGAAGTCCGCCGGCGCCACGATCGTCTTCGGCAGCGACAGCCCCGGGACCAACGCGGCACGCTACTACCTGAATCCGATGTACGGCCTGTACGCGGCGGTCTCGCGCCAGACGCTCGAGGGCACGCCGGCGGGCGGGTGGTTCCCCGGCGAGCGCCTGACGATCGAGGAAGCGCTCGACGCGGCGACGCGGGCGCCAGCCTGGGCGTCGTTCGAGGAGGCGACGCTCGGCTCGCTGCAGGCGGGCAAGCTCGCCGATCTCGCGGTGCTCGACACCCACCTCGTCGACGCGGGGGCGCGCGACCCGAGGCGCCTGCTCGAGGCGAAGGTGCTCTACACGATCGTCGGCGGCCGGGTGGTCCACGAGCGCAGTGGACCGACCTCACCCGCCACGCGCTGA
- a CDS encoding BON domain-containing protein, which produces MVVLSGCSQAVRLPVEDMTLAFAVRTAIVNDAEVGMAPIEVTTRDGVVTLEGRVATSGERDRVVSLARGVAGVRRIDSRITLGVAAESGEPPGSTATPARSALPPADPWPPGRHFAIGGAVEASRMRSGALDGTWSLGPVFRFGRGSGVRPTFGIARLRSDLPPTSGTGAFGSLRQAVVVGGVAYAFTGERWSLQTSLAAGFSFNHIRLDPGPVVPADASLPVAVDGSLALVPSVTLWREVSRRASVGVSTGYLITRPNASWLEGDRFVRRRLTADALVVGVNAAFWVF; this is translated from the coding sequence TTGGTGGTGCTCTCCGGCTGCAGCCAGGCCGTCCGCCTGCCTGTCGAGGACATGACGCTGGCGTTTGCAGTACGCACAGCCATCGTCAACGACGCCGAGGTCGGCATGGCGCCCATCGAGGTGACCACGCGTGACGGTGTCGTGACGCTCGAAGGCCGCGTCGCGACGTCCGGCGAGCGCGACCGGGTCGTGTCGCTGGCGCGGGGCGTGGCGGGCGTCCGACGGATCGACTCACGGATCACCCTCGGCGTGGCCGCGGAGAGCGGCGAGCCGCCCGGATCGACCGCCACGCCCGCGCGGTCGGCCCTGCCGCCGGCCGATCCGTGGCCGCCGGGCCGGCACTTCGCCATCGGCGGCGCCGTCGAGGCCTCGCGAATGCGCTCGGGCGCGCTCGACGGCACGTGGTCGCTCGGCCCCGTCTTCCGTTTCGGCCGCGGCTCCGGCGTGCGTCCGACGTTTGGCATCGCGCGGCTGCGCTCCGACCTCCCGCCGACGTCCGGCACCGGCGCGTTCGGATCGCTGCGGCAGGCCGTGGTCGTCGGAGGCGTGGCGTATGCGTTCACGGGTGAGCGCTGGTCGCTGCAGACCTCGCTCGCGGCCGGCTTCAGCTTCAATCACATCCGCCTCGACCCCGGCCCGGTCGTCCCGGCCGACGCCAGCCTGCCCGTGGCCGTCGACGGCAGCCTCGCGCTCGTACCGAGCGTGACGCTCTGGCGCGAAGTCTCGCGACGCGCCTCGGTGGGCGTGTCGACGGGGTACCTGATCACGCGCCCGAATGCGAGCTGGCTCGAGGGCGACCGGTTCGTCCGCCGGCGTCTGACCGCCGATGCGCTCGTCGTCGGGGTCAACGCGGCGTTCTGGGTGTTCTGA
- a CDS encoding ABC transporter permease, translating into MAPPVTSRLVRALAVVGDFSAFAGRALVDIVRPPFEGRETLRQLVELGWRSVPLIGASGFAVGIVLSLHTRASLERFGAEALVPAGLGIALIRETGPLTAGLLLAGRMGAGIGAEVAAMKVTEQVDALEATAVDSFRFLVVTRVLACIIALPLLTTLMNFSGILGGWLAEFAMTAMPLGLYLERAFSMIDFPLYLPSTAKTAVFGFLIAVTGAYQGLTTSGGTEGVGRAATRSVVMASVLLIAANVVLVRLIFFLFPEVQ; encoded by the coding sequence ATGGCGCCGCCGGTCACGAGCCGTCTCGTCCGCGCGCTGGCCGTCGTCGGCGACTTCTCCGCCTTCGCGGGCCGCGCTCTCGTCGACATCGTGCGTCCGCCGTTCGAGGGACGCGAGACGCTGCGGCAACTGGTGGAGCTCGGCTGGCGTTCGGTCCCCCTCATCGGCGCGTCGGGCTTCGCCGTCGGCATCGTGCTGTCGCTGCACACCCGAGCCTCGCTCGAGCGATTCGGCGCCGAGGCCCTGGTACCGGCGGGCCTCGGCATCGCGCTCATCCGCGAGACCGGCCCGCTCACGGCCGGCCTGCTGCTGGCCGGCCGGATGGGCGCCGGCATCGGCGCCGAGGTCGCGGCGATGAAGGTCACCGAGCAGGTCGACGCGCTCGAGGCCACGGCCGTCGACTCGTTCCGGTTCCTCGTGGTGACACGGGTCCTCGCGTGCATCATCGCGCTGCCGCTTCTGACGACCCTCATGAACTTCAGCGGGATCCTCGGGGGCTGGCTGGCCGAGTTCGCGATGACCGCCATGCCGCTCGGGCTGTACCTGGAACGCGCGTTCTCGATGATCGATTTCCCGCTCTACCTGCCGTCGACCGCCAAGACGGCCGTCTTCGGGTTCCTGATCGCCGTCACCGGCGCCTATCAGGGTCTCACCACTTCGGGCGGCACCGAGGGCGTGGGGCGCGCCGCGACGCGCAGCGTGGTGATGGCGTCGGTCCTGCTCATCGCGGCCAACGTGGTCCTCGTGCGCCTCATCTTCTTCCTCTTTCCGGAGGTGCAGTGA
- a CDS encoding ATP-binding cassette domain-containing protein has protein sequence MNAAPPAIALERVSKAFGDLKVLDEVSLEVSAGSCCCVLGRSGTGKSVMLKHIVGLMAPDAGRVIVEGHDLAALDRRALARARLRIGFLFQNAALFDSVTVGENVAFPMRRHTDLSDAEIRRRALEKLEQVGLGAAFDQMPADLSGGMKKRAGLARAMALDAPILLVDEPSAGLDPVTSAEIDELLAGLKHHAGTTLVVVTHNIPSARALGDELVFLHQGRVLERGTVEALEASPHEIVGTFMASAGSTG, from the coding sequence GTGAACGCGGCGCCGCCGGCCATCGCGCTCGAGCGCGTCAGCAAGGCCTTCGGCGATCTGAAGGTCCTCGACGAGGTGTCGCTCGAAGTGTCCGCCGGCAGTTGCTGCTGTGTGCTCGGGCGAAGCGGCACGGGCAAGAGCGTCATGCTGAAACACATCGTCGGGCTGATGGCACCCGATGCGGGGCGCGTCATCGTCGAAGGACACGATCTGGCCGCACTCGACCGGCGCGCCCTGGCCCGTGCCCGCCTCCGCATCGGCTTCCTCTTCCAGAACGCCGCCCTGTTTGATTCGGTCACCGTCGGCGAGAACGTCGCCTTCCCGATGCGGAGGCACACCGATCTGTCCGATGCGGAGATCCGACGCCGCGCGCTCGAGAAGCTCGAGCAGGTCGGCCTCGGCGCGGCGTTCGACCAGATGCCCGCCGACCTGTCGGGCGGCATGAAGAAGCGCGCGGGCCTCGCGCGGGCGATGGCGCTCGATGCGCCGATCCTGCTCGTCGACGAGCCGAGCGCCGGGCTCGACCCGGTGACCTCGGCGGAGATCGACGAGCTGCTCGCCGGCCTGAAGCACCACGCCGGCACGACGCTCGTCGTCGTCACGCACAACATTCCGAGCGCGCGGGCGCTCGGCGACGAGCTGGTGTTCCTGCACCAGGGCCGCGTGCTCGAGCGCGGAACGGTCGAGGCCCTCGAGGCGAGCCCGCACGAGATCGTCGGCACGTTCATGGCCTCGGCGGGCAGCACGGGCTGA
- a CDS encoding MCE family protein, translated as MHARQQTARVGAFVAGGLLLFAVGLFLIGDRRLLFVDHQELETTLTKVTGLQVGTRVRVAGMNAGEVTAIDVPPRPSLPFVVRMRIRSDLAHLIRTDSAAGVQTDGLVGSAFIQIGPGSDEVAPVAPGSRIRGVDPVELADVLTETQATLASFRAFVGEISDEVSGTLDSLTNTVTQVNEVIDEVGTSVKTVTESTNRTIAEGERILREAGGLVADVRGGKGTLGKLVTDDAMYDELKTASTRVAESVEQVRATTTETRQHVSRLFGPGGPTEALLDDLRGASGAAEEVLSDLAEHTEAFKRNFLVRGFFQRRGFYDIDALTPLEYRQFSSDRRRRTVLRIWLDADVLFATDERGEERLTTEGRARLDLAMGTFLEQRRDSPLVIEGYAMAGSTAEQFLRSDARARLVRAHVARRFRREASITGAIGLASDAQESPSGDARWDGVALALIVPR; from the coding sequence ATGCACGCACGTCAACAGACCGCCCGGGTCGGGGCCTTCGTGGCCGGGGGTTTGCTGCTCTTCGCGGTGGGGCTGTTCCTCATCGGCGACCGCCGCCTGCTCTTCGTCGACCACCAGGAGCTCGAGACGACACTGACGAAGGTGACGGGCCTGCAGGTGGGAACGCGCGTCCGGGTGGCGGGCATGAACGCGGGCGAGGTGACGGCCATCGACGTGCCTCCTCGGCCGTCGCTGCCCTTCGTCGTCCGCATGCGCATCCGCAGCGACCTGGCGCACCTCATCCGGACCGATTCGGCCGCTGGCGTGCAGACCGACGGGCTCGTCGGCAGCGCCTTCATCCAGATCGGCCCGGGCAGCGACGAGGTGGCCCCGGTGGCGCCCGGCAGCCGCATCCGCGGTGTCGACCCGGTGGAGCTGGCCGACGTGCTGACAGAGACCCAGGCGACGCTGGCGTCGTTTCGCGCCTTCGTCGGCGAGATCTCCGACGAGGTGTCGGGCACGCTCGACAGCCTCACGAACACGGTGACGCAGGTGAACGAGGTCATCGACGAGGTCGGCACGAGCGTGAAGACGGTGACCGAGTCGACCAACCGCACGATCGCCGAGGGCGAACGCATCCTTCGTGAAGCTGGCGGACTCGTGGCGGACGTGCGGGGCGGGAAGGGCACGCTTGGCAAGCTGGTGACCGACGACGCGATGTACGACGAGCTCAAGACCGCCTCGACGCGGGTGGCCGAGAGTGTCGAGCAGGTGCGGGCGACCACGACCGAGACCCGGCAGCACGTCTCGCGGCTGTTCGGGCCCGGCGGCCCCACCGAGGCACTGCTCGACGACCTGCGCGGCGCGTCAGGGGCAGCCGAGGAAGTCCTGTCGGACCTCGCCGAACACACCGAGGCGTTCAAGCGGAACTTCCTGGTGCGAGGGTTCTTCCAGCGCCGCGGGTTCTACGACATCGACGCGCTCACGCCCCTCGAGTACCGACAGTTCTCCTCGGATCGCCGTCGGCGAACCGTCCTGCGCATCTGGCTCGACGCCGACGTGCTGTTTGCGACCGACGAGCGGGGCGAGGAACGGCTGACGACGGAGGGACGGGCCCGCCTCGACCTCGCCATGGGGACGTTCCTCGAGCAGCGTCGCGACAGCCCGCTCGTCATCGAGGGATACGCGATGGCGGGCTCGACCGCCGAGCAGTTCCTGCGGTCGGATGCGCGCGCCCGCCTGGTGCGCGCCCACGTCGCGCGGCGGTTCAGGCGCGAGGCGTCGATTACCGGCGCCATCGGTCTGGCGAGCGACGCGCAGGAGAGTCCGAGCGGCGACGCGCGCTGGGACGGCGTGGCGCTCGCGCTCATCGTGCCGCGGTGA
- a CDS encoding M24 family metallopeptidase: MPRSRRDFIRTMGVGLAAAGAAGSQLACVPAGRESSERLLVDNPHHPAPALVGVDRLPLAWYQAAAARLKARAAERGVDALLLQTDHNIVYFTGCFRQSGQRTTWVLFPLRETDTVYWYSPGIDRDLIQSWWCTENEYYFCLPHAAGGYPNRGEVARGQRVDIWEWMLDGLKRRGLDGRTIGIDVELTPSRLKTAARVLPRATFVDVGDICLRLRMIKTPEEIALIQRAYRYFDRIHAFARDYVLERGTDATDYEVGQALANFGVGLLMQDVQRDGKPHSAVGIDVTSHYVRTGVATAYPHPNQFFHAKIERGQPLYVNCDILLGGFGGECYRNYVVAPWSAHHEKMWQVVAETVQIMVEEAVPGRLCSEVAEKIHRHQIRNGLQECIYHRPGHGQGQNYEGHQPPYIALGDDTVIEEGMTFSVEPGLYDESRGIGVNPSDRLLVLKDRAVLMSRVPFSREWSFIEI, translated from the coding sequence ATGCCCCGGTCACGACGCGACTTCATCCGCACCATGGGCGTCGGCCTCGCCGCCGCCGGTGCCGCCGGCAGCCAGCTTGCGTGCGTTCCCGCCGGACGCGAGTCGTCCGAACGGCTGCTCGTCGACAACCCGCACCACCCCGCGCCCGCACTGGTCGGCGTCGATCGCCTGCCGCTCGCGTGGTACCAGGCTGCCGCAGCGCGGCTCAAGGCGCGCGCCGCCGAGCGCGGGGTCGACGCGCTCCTCCTCCAGACCGACCACAACATCGTCTACTTCACCGGCTGCTTCCGCCAGAGCGGCCAGCGAACGACGTGGGTGCTGTTCCCGCTGAGGGAGACCGACACGGTCTACTGGTACTCGCCGGGCATCGATCGCGATCTGATTCAGTCGTGGTGGTGCACGGAGAACGAGTACTACTTCTGCCTGCCCCATGCGGCCGGCGGGTACCCGAACCGGGGCGAGGTCGCGCGCGGGCAGCGTGTCGACATCTGGGAGTGGATGCTCGACGGGCTGAAGCGGCGGGGGCTCGACGGCAGGACGATCGGCATCGACGTCGAACTCACGCCGTCGCGCCTGAAGACGGCTGCGCGGGTGCTGCCCAGGGCCACGTTCGTCGACGTGGGCGACATCTGTCTCCGGCTGCGGATGATCAAGACGCCCGAGGAGATCGCGCTCATCCAGCGAGCCTATCGGTACTTCGATCGCATTCATGCGTTCGCGCGCGACTACGTCCTCGAGCGGGGCACCGACGCCACCGACTACGAGGTCGGACAGGCGCTGGCGAACTTCGGCGTCGGCCTGCTGATGCAGGACGTGCAGCGCGACGGCAAGCCGCACAGCGCCGTCGGGATCGACGTGACCTCGCACTACGTGCGCACGGGCGTCGCCACCGCGTACCCCCACCCGAACCAGTTCTTCCACGCGAAGATCGAGCGCGGGCAGCCGCTCTACGTCAACTGCGACATCCTGCTCGGCGGCTTCGGCGGCGAGTGCTACCGCAACTACGTCGTCGCCCCCTGGAGCGCGCACCACGAGAAGATGTGGCAGGTCGTGGCCGAGACGGTGCAGATCATGGTCGAGGAAGCCGTGCCGGGACGTCTGTGCTCCGAGGTCGCCGAGAAGATCCACCGCCACCAGATCAGGAACGGTCTGCAGGAATGCATCTACCACAGGCCGGGACACGGGCAGGGACAGAACTACGAAGGTCACCAGCCGCCGTACATCGCGCTCGGCGACGACACCGTGATCGAGGAAGGGATGACGTTTTCCGTCGAACCCGGCCTGTACGACGAGTCGCGGGGCATCGGCGTCAACCCGAGCGACCGCCTGCTGGTGCTGAAGGATCGAGCGGTGCTGATGAGCCGCGTGCCCTTCTCGCGCGAGTGGAGCTTCATCGAGATCTGA